The Balneolaceae bacterium genomic sequence CTTTCGGACGAGCCGCCGGATGCGCTGTCGCCGGAGCCGTCAGGCGCGCCGGCCTCCGCCGCATCCCCGTCGGTCATGCCGTAGCCTTCCGAGCCCTTGCCGTCCCCGGACTCCATGAAGCTGACCGCAAAGACGGGGTTCATGATCAGCGCCACCACCAGCGAGGCGAGCAGCGTGACAATCATGGTGATGGGCAGGTAGATCATAAAGCGCCCGATGATGCCGCCCCAGAAGAGCAGGGGAATGAAGGGTGCTACGGTGGTGAGGGTGCCGGTGATCACCGGAAGGGCGATCTCCCCCGAGGCTTTCTTGGCCGCCTCGTATTTGTCCATGTCCGTGGTGTTGATATATCGGTAGATATTCTCCACGATCACGATGGCGTTGTCCACCACGATGCCGAGCCCGAGAATCAGCGCAAAGAGCACCACGATGTTGATGCTGAAGTCCATGGCCGGCATGAGGGCGAAGGCGATCAGCGAGGAGAGGGGGATGGCGAGTCCCACGTAGATGGCGTTTTCGACGCCCATGATGAACATGAGCACCAGCACCACGAAGAAAAAGCCCAGTACCACGGTGTTGAAGAGGTTGGCCACGCTCTCGCGGGTGTCGTCGGAACGGTCGCCGGTGTAGGTGACCTCCAGTCCATCGGGGAAGCTGCCCTCGCGCAGCTCCTCTACAGTGGCGCGGGTCTGCTCGGAGGTTTCGATGAGGTTGGCGCCGCCCTGTTTGATCACGTTCAGGGTGATGACGGTCTCCCCACCGAGGCGCGCATAGCTCTCGCGGTCGGCGAAGCCGTTGCGGATCTCGGCGATGTCTTTCAGGTAGACGTCGCGGCCCAGGGTGTTGGTGAGGGTGACCTCGCTGAGGTCGGAAGCGTCGGTAACCTCCCCGTCTACCCGCACCGCGCGCTCCTTGTCGCCCACGTCGAGGTTGCCGCCCGAAATGGTGACATTCTTGCCGGCTACGGCCTCGCGGATCTGGTTAAAGGTGACGTTGGCGGCCTGCATCTTGTGCAGGTCCACGTTGATCTGGATTTCGCGCTCCAGGGCGCCCACAATTTCCACCTCGTTGATGCCTGACTGGCTCTCCACAGCGTCCTGGATCTCGTCGGCGAAGCTTTTGAGCCGCACCAGGTCGTAGTTGCCGGAGAGGTTGATGTTCATGATGGGCTGGTCGTCCAGGTTGACGTCGGTGACCTCCGGCTCCTGGGTGAGCAGCGTGGGGAGCTCGTTGCGCGCGGCCTCCACCGCATCGTTCACCTCCTGCTGGGCGACCAGTTTCTCCTTGCTGGTTTCGAATTCGATGGTGATGATGGAGGTGGCCTGCTTGGAGACGCTCCGGATCACGTCCACCTGGTCGATGCCCTGCAGCTCCTGCTCGATGGGGCGGGTGACCAGGTTTTCCATGTCGGCCGGGGAGGCGCCCGCGTAGACGGTGACCACGTTGAAGATGGGGATCTCCACCTCGGGGTACTGCTCCTTGGGCAGGGTCATGTAGGAGAAGACCCCGATGAGGGTGATGAGCACCGTCAGCAGGTAGACGCTGGTGCGGTTGTTGATGGCGATGCTGGACGGTTTGAACTCTTTGATGTCCATGTATGGGTGGTGGTCGGTTGTGCTGTGCTGTGTTGTGCGTTAAGCTCGGGTTGCTTTATTGGCGCTGCAGGGTGATGCGGTCGCCCTCCTCCACGTTGCCGTAACCCCGGGTGATGACCAGGTCGCCCGCGGTGATTCCGCTGTCGGCCACCACGCGATCGTTGTAGGACATGCCCGTGACGACCGGCTGCCGGCGGGCGGTCCAGGCGCTGTCGCCGCCGGCCTGCTCGGCCAGGTAGACGAAGCGGCTGTTGTTGCCCGACTGCACGGCGTTGACGGGGATGGTGAGGGTCCCGGGCCGGGTGATGTCGTTAATGCGCAGGCGAGCCATCATATTGGGACGTATGCTGTTGTCGGTTCCCGGCAAGAATATTTCTATGCTGAAAGTGCGGTTGGCCGGGTCGATGACCCTGCTGACCACATCGATGACGGTGGTCCGTTCGTAGCCGATGCTGGGGATGGTGACGGTCACGCTGTCGGTGGTTTCGATGCGGGAGATGTACGACTCGGAGAGCTCGGCGGTGACCTTCAGCGCCTCGGAATTGGCGATCTGGAAGGCGGGCGCGGTCGGGGATGCCGTCTCGCCCACTTTCAGGGAGACGCTGTTGACGGTTCCCCCGATGGGGGCGGTGATGATGTAGTTGTCGTACTGCTCGCGGAGGGTGGCCAGCTGGCTTTCGAGGGACTGTACCTGGTTGCGGGCGCGCAGCAGCTCGATCTCTGAGCCGATGTCGTCCCGGCGCAGGTTCTGCTGGCGCTCGTAGACGGTGCGGGCCAGGTCCAGCCGGGTTTTCAGCTCCTCGATCTGGGTGCGGGTGACCTCCCCGTCAAGGGTGGCCAGGGTGTCGCCGGCCTGCACCTGCCGGCCCGACCGGACGTGTATGGTTTCGACGGTGGCCGTGGCCTTGGGAAGGATGCGGATGGTGCGGTCCGATTCGACGGCGCCCTGGATGTGCACGTAGTGGCGGAAGGTGCCCGGCTGCACCTGCTCGGTGTAGACCGGGACGTGGTTGTTGGGTGTGGCCTGTTGCTGTGTGGCAGCCTGTTGGGTGGCCTGTTGTTGCGCGGACTGTTGCTGCGCGGGCTGTTGCTGGGCAGCCTGCTGTGCGGGCTGCTGTGCGGGCTCACCGCCGCAGGCCGCGAGTGTGCCGGCCAGGGCCAGGAGCATTAGGTGGTAGCGAAGCGTGGAGAAGTTCATGTGATGTTGGCTTGAAACGGGGTTCTGGGATTAGGTTCGTCGGGGATGGGGCCGGGTG encodes the following:
- a CDS encoding efflux RND transporter periplasmic adaptor subunit; this translates as MNFSTLRYHLMLLALAGTLAACGGEPAQQPAQQAAQQQPAQQQSAQQQATQQAATQQQATPNNHVPVYTEQVQPGTFRHYVHIQGAVESDRTIRILPKATATVETIHVRSGRQVQAGDTLATLDGEVTRTQIEELKTRLDLARTVYERQQNLRRDDIGSEIELLRARNQVQSLESQLATLREQYDNYIITAPIGGTVNSVSLKVGETASPTAPAFQIANSEALKVTAELSESYISRIETTDSVTVTIPSIGYERTTVIDVVSRVIDPANRTFSIEIFLPGTDNSIRPNMMARLRINDITRPGTLTIPVNAVQSGNNSRFVYLAEQAGGDSAWTARRQPVVTGMSYNDRVVADSGITAGDLVITRGYGNVEEGDRITLQRQ